Proteins encoded in a region of the Oenanthe melanoleuca isolate GR-GAL-2019-014 chromosome 27, OMel1.0, whole genome shotgun sequence genome:
- the WNK4 gene encoding serine/threonine-protein kinase WNK4 isoform X2 — MLAAEPAAAGAMSHPEAERADSGSAPEPEPEPGPGLPGRAPHRSRSRWPSGRDSRRASSRFNRRSSAELELLGYPAPDGVREGSPPPPAAVGLREPEETESEEVETRAVATSPDGRFLKFDIEIGRGSFKTVYKGLDTETTVEVAWCELQTRKLSKTERQRFSEEVEMLKGLQHPNIVRFYDSWKSTIKGQICIVLVTELMTSGTLKTYLKRFKEMKLKVLQRWSRQILKGLHFLHTRSPPIIHRDLKCDNIFITGPTGSVKIGDLGLATLKRASFAKSVIGTPEFMAPEMYEEKYDEAVDVYAFGMCMLEMATSEYPYSECQNAAQIYRKVTSGLKPSSFYKVKVPELKEIIEGCIRMDKNERYTIQDLLEHSFFQEDTGVHVELAEEDDGVKSGLKLWLRMDDTKKLHGKYKDNNAIEFLFELYKDVAEEVAQEMVVLGFVCEADYKLVAKAVRDRVVAIKRKREKLKRAQGAPSPAEPEEELKSPLQPGAPTPALATPGSGDSAFSSTFPLEPEEPEADQHQHFTYRHTSYSSATSDCETDGYLSSSGFLDSPDLAHHSFVAMDPTSPPPSRPGRCFPTSIAVQLPTEHLPPASGFSSSMDSYTSDVASGMSDGYEGLSASEQSSKLPPKRASGKLLRRRARSRLRITNIYDKNDRVVECQLQTYNNKMVTFKFDLDGDNPEEIAAAMVHNEFILKSERDSFINRIRDIIHRVETLLRKDGRSATELPKGPEAESAVGSPVDLQLQGLSRSISSSSSLSDLSCTSPSLSVQSPVLPLLSRSPSETNLASPVEPLAAPVPLGSPTGSAQTWPLVSMTPSWLTSSPALTPTLTSQSTPGGPVPPALPQALLSPQPLPTSPVACEPSSPLSSPVTSTPLSPTAPLLSLANVFSLAVMTVAHTVSSIASSGGQLYPALLPRPQSLVLGAPRFVYPDPTSTDKPGPPGSGILQSVGADVPTAGVPISSFPLAPAPMCPTGSEPMGSPLQLPSTSTSGSSERSTVLPGAPKPSHSLIISEAPAPSVPKAQLSPINEEAKPQVLGRFHVVPAKDLAVTSPVLGSSDGEQLSTEPVASGSPPPVVPDRSRSSSSDSDAALEAAKRDPKAEEVAAEGGTVPAAPVGSDPGDGPGEESTENVPQAVLSQVWMSYPRSLSYVSSDDTESEDEEIWEELQNLRQKHLAEVQLLQSAQKKEIEELYLRMGKQPPPGIVSPAAMLSSRQRRLSKGSFNPSRRNSLQRLELAQPAGIMRRNSLSGSSTGSQEQRLNKGVTFADDLGRV, encoded by the exons ATGCTGGCGGCCGAGCCCGCCGCTGCCGGAGCCATGTCCCATCCCGAGGCGGAGCGGGCGGACAGCGGCTCCGCaccggagccggagccggagccgggtCCAGGGCTCCCCGGACGGGCTCCGCACCGAAGCCGCAGCCGGTGGCCCTCGGGGCGCGATTCCCGACGTGCTTCCTCCCGCTTCAACCGGCGGAGCTCGGccgagctggagctgctggggtacCCGGCCCCGGACGGAGTGCGCGAGGGGTCGCCGCCACCGCCGGCCGCTGTCGGGCTCCGGGAACCTGAGGAGACGGAGAGCGAGGAGGTGGAGACGCGGGCGGTCGCCACCTCCCCCGACGGCCGATTCCTCAAGTTCGACATCGAGATCGGCCGCGGCTCCTTCAAGACCGTCTACAAGGGGCTGGACACGGAGACCACCGTGGAGGTGGCCTGGTGCGAGCTGCAG ACGCGGAAGCTGTCCAAGACGGAGCGGCAGCGCTTCAGCGAGGAGGTGGAGATGCTGAAggggctgcagcatcccaaCATCGTGCGCTTCTACGACTCCTGGAAGTCAACCATCAAAGGGCAGATCTGCATCGTGCTGGTCACAGAGCTCATGACATCTGGCACCCTGAAAAC GTATTTGAAGCGCTTTAAAGAGATGAAGCTGAAGGTGCTGCAGCGCTGGAGCCGGCAGATCCTCAAGGGTCTGCATTTCCTGCACACTCGCTCGCCCCCCATCATCCACCGCGACCTCAAGTGTGACAACATCTTCATCACGGGCCCCACGGGCTCAGTCAAGATCGGGGACCTGGGCCTGGCCACGCTCAAGCGAGCCTCCTTTGCCAAGAGTGTCATAG GCACCCCCGAGTTCATGGCACCGGAGATGTACGAGGAGAAGTACGATGAGGCCGTGGATGTCTACGCCTTCGGCATGTGCATGCTGGAGATGGCCACCTCGGAGTACCCCTACTCAGAGTGCCAGAACGCCGCCCAGATCTACCGCAAGGTCACCTCG GGCCTGAAGCCCAGCAGCTTCTACAAGGTGAAGGTGCCCGAGCTGAAGGAGATCATTGAAGGCTGCATCCGCATGGACAAGAACGAGAG GTACACCATccaggacctgctggagcaTTCCTTCTTCCAGGAGGACACAGGGGTGCACGTGGAGCTGGCTGAGGAGGATGACGGAGTCAAGTCTGGGCTCAAGCTCTGGCTGCGCATGGATGACACAAAGAAGCTGCATGGCAAATATAAGGACAACAACGCCATCGAGTTCCTCTTTGAGCTCTACAAGGATGTGGCAGAGGAGGTGGCTCAGGAGATG gtggTCCTGGGCTTTGTCTGTGAGGCTGACTACAAGCTGGTGGCCAAGGCTGTGCGGGACCGTGTGGTGGCCATCAAGCGCAAGCGGGAGAAGCTGAAGCGTGCCCAGGGTGCGCCATCACCCGCAGAGCCAGAGGAGGAGCTCAAGTCCCCACTGCAACCTGGTGCCCCCACGCCTGCCCTGGCcacccctggctctggggactctgccttcagcagcaccttcccccTGGAGCCTGAGGAGCCCGAAGCTGACCAGCACCAGCACTTTACCTACCGGCACACCAGCTACTCCTCAGCCACCT CCGACTGTGAGACGGACGGGTACCTGAGCTCCTCTGGCTTCCTGGACTCGCCAGACCTGGCCCATCACAGCTTTGTGGCCATGGACCCCACCAGCCCCCCGCCCAGCCGGCCCGGGCGCTGTTTCCCCACG agcatcGCGGTGCAGCTGCCCACGGAGCATCTGCCCCCCGCCAGTGGCTTCTCCTCCTCGATGGACAG CTACACCTCAGACGTGGCATCGGGCATGAGTGATGGCTATGAGGGGCTCTCGGCCAGTGAGCAGAGCTCCAAGCTGCCGCCCAAGCGAGCCTCGGGGAAACTGCTGCGGCGCCGAGCCCGCTCCAGGCTGCGCATCACCAAC atCTATGACAAGAATGACCGAGTGGTGGAGTGCCAGCTGCAGACCTACAACAACAAGATGGTGACCTTCAAGTTCGACCTGGATGGGGACAACCCGGAGGAAATTGCAGCCGCCATG GTCCACAATGAGTTCATCCTCAAGTCGGAGCGGGACAGCTTCATCAACCGTATCCGGGACATCATCCACCGCGTGGAGACCCTGCTCCGCAAGGACGGGCGCAGTGCCACCGAGCTGCCCAAGGGCCCCGAGGCTGAGAGTGCTGTGGGCAGCCCC GTggacctgcagctgcaggggctctcgcgctccatctcctcctcatcctcactcAGTG ATCTGAGCTGCACCAGTCCCAGCCTCTCTGTCCAGTCCCCTGTCCTGCCGTTGCTGAGCCGCTCCCCATCAGAGACCAACCTGGCCAGTCCTGTGGAGCCGCtggcagccccagtgccactggGGTCCCCCACAG GCTCAGCGCAGACCTGGCCCCTCGTCTCGATGACTCCCTCCTGGCTCACATCATCACCAGCACTGACACCAACACTGACCTCCCAGAGTACCCCAGGGGGGcctgtccccccagccctgccccaagccctcctgtccccccagcctctccccacaTCCCCTGTTGCCTGTGAGCCCAGCAGTCCTCTGAGCTCCCCTGTGACCAGCACACCCTTGTCCCCCACTGCCCCCCTCTTGTCTCTGGCTAATGTCTTCTCCCTGGCAGTGATGACCGTGGCCCACACTGTCTCCTCCATTGCCAGCTCAGGTGGGCAGCTctacccagcactgctgccacgGCCGCAGAGTCTTGTCCTGGGTGCCCCACGCTTTGTCTACCCTGACCCCACCAGCACAGACAAGCCAGGCCCACCTGGCAGTGGGATCCTGCAGTCAGTGGGAGCTGATGTCCCCACTGCTGGGGTGCCCATATCCTCCTTTCCCTTGGCACCAGCCCCAATGTGCCCCACAGGCAGCGAGCCCATGGGGAGCCCTCTGCAGTTGCCAAGCACATCCACATCTGGGAGTTCAGAGCGCAGCACG GTGCTGCCCGGTGCCCCCAAGCCCAGCCACTCTCTGATCATCTCGGAGGCACCAGCCCCCAGCGTGCCCAAGGCCCAGCTCTCGCCCATCAATGAAG aaGCCAAGCCCCAGGTCCTGGGCCGGTTCCACGTGGTACCAGCCAAGGACCTGGCTGTGACCTCTCcggtgctgggcagcagtgatggagagcagctcagcacgGAGCCTGTGGCGAGTGGCTCCCCGCCACCCGTGGTGCCTGACAGAAGCCGCAGCTCAAGCAGTGACTCGGATGCGGCACTGGAGGCAGCAAAGCGAGACCCCAAGGCTGAGGAGGTGGCAGCCGAGGGGGGCACGGTGCCTGCGGCGCCAGTGGGGAGCGACCCAGGGGACGGCCCTGGGGAagagagcacagaaaatgtgCCACAGGCCGTGCTGAGCCAGGTGTGGATGAGCTACCCTCGCAGCTTGTCCTATGTGAGCAGCGATGACACTGAGAGCGAGGACGAGGAGAtctgggaggagctgcagaaccTGCGCCAGAA GCACCTGGCtgaggtgcagctgctgcagagcgCCCAGAAGAAGGAGATCGAGGAGCTGTACCTGCGCATGGGGAAGCAGCCACCGCCGGGCATCGTCTCGCCCGCAGCGATGCTGTCCAGCCGCCAGCGCCGCCTCTCCAAGGGCAGCTTTAACCCCTCCCGTCGCAACAGCCTGCAGCGCCTGGAGCTGGCGCAGCCCGCAG GCATCATGCGCCGGAACTCGCTGAGCGGCAGCAGCACCGGCTCGCAGGAGCAGCGGCTCAACAAGGGGGTGACCTTCGCCGACGACCTCGGGCGCGTG TAG
- the WNK4 gene encoding serine/threonine-protein kinase WNK4 isoform X1 — MLAAEPAAAGAMSHPEAERADSGSAPEPEPEPGPGLPGRAPHRSRSRWPSGRDSRRASSRFNRRSSAELELLGYPAPDGVREGSPPPPAAVGLREPEETESEEVETRAVATSPDGRFLKFDIEIGRGSFKTVYKGLDTETTVEVAWCELQTRKLSKTERQRFSEEVEMLKGLQHPNIVRFYDSWKSTIKGQICIVLVTELMTSGTLKTYLKRFKEMKLKVLQRWSRQILKGLHFLHTRSPPIIHRDLKCDNIFITGPTGSVKIGDLGLATLKRASFAKSVIGTPEFMAPEMYEEKYDEAVDVYAFGMCMLEMATSEYPYSECQNAAQIYRKVTSGLKPSSFYKVKVPELKEIIEGCIRMDKNERYTIQDLLEHSFFQEDTGVHVELAEEDDGVKSGLKLWLRMDDTKKLHGKYKDNNAIEFLFELYKDVAEEVAQEMVVLGFVCEADYKLVAKAVRDRVVAIKRKREKLKRAQGAPSPAEPEEELKSPLQPGAPTPALATPGSGDSAFSSTFPLEPEEPEADQHQHFTYRHTSYSSATSDCETDGYLSSSGFLDSPDLAHHSFVAMDPTSPPPSRPGRCFPTSIAVQLPTEHLPPASGFSSSMDSYTSDVASGMSDGYEGLSASEQSSKLPPKRASGKLLRRRARSRLRITNIYDKNDRVVECQLQTYNNKMVTFKFDLDGDNPEEIAAAMVHNEFILKSERDSFINRIRDIIHRVETLLRKDGRSATELPKGPEAESAVGSPVDLQLQGLSRSISSSSSLSDLSCTSPSLSVQSPVLPLLSRSPSETNLASPVEPLAAPVPLGSPTGSAQTWPLVSMTPSWLTSSPALTPTLTSQSTPGGPVPPALPQALLSPQPLPTSPVACEPSSPLSSPVTSTPLSPTAPLLSLANVFSLAVMTVAHTVSSIASSGGQLYPALLPRPQSLVLGAPRFVYPDPTSTDKPGPPGSGILQSVGADVPTAGVPISSFPLAPAPMCPTGSEPMGSPLQLPSTSTSGSSERSTVLPGAPKPSHSLIISEAPAPSVPKAQLSPINEAEAKPQVLGRFHVVPAKDLAVTSPVLGSSDGEQLSTEPVASGSPPPVVPDRSRSSSSDSDAALEAAKRDPKAEEVAAEGGTVPAAPVGSDPGDGPGEESTENVPQAVLSQVWMSYPRSLSYVSSDDTESEDEEIWEELQNLRQKHLAEVQLLQSAQKKEIEELYLRMGKQPPPGIVSPAAMLSSRQRRLSKGSFNPSRRNSLQRLELAQPAGIMRRNSLSGSSTGSQEQRLNKGVTFADDLGRV, encoded by the exons ATGCTGGCGGCCGAGCCCGCCGCTGCCGGAGCCATGTCCCATCCCGAGGCGGAGCGGGCGGACAGCGGCTCCGCaccggagccggagccggagccgggtCCAGGGCTCCCCGGACGGGCTCCGCACCGAAGCCGCAGCCGGTGGCCCTCGGGGCGCGATTCCCGACGTGCTTCCTCCCGCTTCAACCGGCGGAGCTCGGccgagctggagctgctggggtacCCGGCCCCGGACGGAGTGCGCGAGGGGTCGCCGCCACCGCCGGCCGCTGTCGGGCTCCGGGAACCTGAGGAGACGGAGAGCGAGGAGGTGGAGACGCGGGCGGTCGCCACCTCCCCCGACGGCCGATTCCTCAAGTTCGACATCGAGATCGGCCGCGGCTCCTTCAAGACCGTCTACAAGGGGCTGGACACGGAGACCACCGTGGAGGTGGCCTGGTGCGAGCTGCAG ACGCGGAAGCTGTCCAAGACGGAGCGGCAGCGCTTCAGCGAGGAGGTGGAGATGCTGAAggggctgcagcatcccaaCATCGTGCGCTTCTACGACTCCTGGAAGTCAACCATCAAAGGGCAGATCTGCATCGTGCTGGTCACAGAGCTCATGACATCTGGCACCCTGAAAAC GTATTTGAAGCGCTTTAAAGAGATGAAGCTGAAGGTGCTGCAGCGCTGGAGCCGGCAGATCCTCAAGGGTCTGCATTTCCTGCACACTCGCTCGCCCCCCATCATCCACCGCGACCTCAAGTGTGACAACATCTTCATCACGGGCCCCACGGGCTCAGTCAAGATCGGGGACCTGGGCCTGGCCACGCTCAAGCGAGCCTCCTTTGCCAAGAGTGTCATAG GCACCCCCGAGTTCATGGCACCGGAGATGTACGAGGAGAAGTACGATGAGGCCGTGGATGTCTACGCCTTCGGCATGTGCATGCTGGAGATGGCCACCTCGGAGTACCCCTACTCAGAGTGCCAGAACGCCGCCCAGATCTACCGCAAGGTCACCTCG GGCCTGAAGCCCAGCAGCTTCTACAAGGTGAAGGTGCCCGAGCTGAAGGAGATCATTGAAGGCTGCATCCGCATGGACAAGAACGAGAG GTACACCATccaggacctgctggagcaTTCCTTCTTCCAGGAGGACACAGGGGTGCACGTGGAGCTGGCTGAGGAGGATGACGGAGTCAAGTCTGGGCTCAAGCTCTGGCTGCGCATGGATGACACAAAGAAGCTGCATGGCAAATATAAGGACAACAACGCCATCGAGTTCCTCTTTGAGCTCTACAAGGATGTGGCAGAGGAGGTGGCTCAGGAGATG gtggTCCTGGGCTTTGTCTGTGAGGCTGACTACAAGCTGGTGGCCAAGGCTGTGCGGGACCGTGTGGTGGCCATCAAGCGCAAGCGGGAGAAGCTGAAGCGTGCCCAGGGTGCGCCATCACCCGCAGAGCCAGAGGAGGAGCTCAAGTCCCCACTGCAACCTGGTGCCCCCACGCCTGCCCTGGCcacccctggctctggggactctgccttcagcagcaccttcccccTGGAGCCTGAGGAGCCCGAAGCTGACCAGCACCAGCACTTTACCTACCGGCACACCAGCTACTCCTCAGCCACCT CCGACTGTGAGACGGACGGGTACCTGAGCTCCTCTGGCTTCCTGGACTCGCCAGACCTGGCCCATCACAGCTTTGTGGCCATGGACCCCACCAGCCCCCCGCCCAGCCGGCCCGGGCGCTGTTTCCCCACG agcatcGCGGTGCAGCTGCCCACGGAGCATCTGCCCCCCGCCAGTGGCTTCTCCTCCTCGATGGACAG CTACACCTCAGACGTGGCATCGGGCATGAGTGATGGCTATGAGGGGCTCTCGGCCAGTGAGCAGAGCTCCAAGCTGCCGCCCAAGCGAGCCTCGGGGAAACTGCTGCGGCGCCGAGCCCGCTCCAGGCTGCGCATCACCAAC atCTATGACAAGAATGACCGAGTGGTGGAGTGCCAGCTGCAGACCTACAACAACAAGATGGTGACCTTCAAGTTCGACCTGGATGGGGACAACCCGGAGGAAATTGCAGCCGCCATG GTCCACAATGAGTTCATCCTCAAGTCGGAGCGGGACAGCTTCATCAACCGTATCCGGGACATCATCCACCGCGTGGAGACCCTGCTCCGCAAGGACGGGCGCAGTGCCACCGAGCTGCCCAAGGGCCCCGAGGCTGAGAGTGCTGTGGGCAGCCCC GTggacctgcagctgcaggggctctcgcgctccatctcctcctcatcctcactcAGTG ATCTGAGCTGCACCAGTCCCAGCCTCTCTGTCCAGTCCCCTGTCCTGCCGTTGCTGAGCCGCTCCCCATCAGAGACCAACCTGGCCAGTCCTGTGGAGCCGCtggcagccccagtgccactggGGTCCCCCACAG GCTCAGCGCAGACCTGGCCCCTCGTCTCGATGACTCCCTCCTGGCTCACATCATCACCAGCACTGACACCAACACTGACCTCCCAGAGTACCCCAGGGGGGcctgtccccccagccctgccccaagccctcctgtccccccagcctctccccacaTCCCCTGTTGCCTGTGAGCCCAGCAGTCCTCTGAGCTCCCCTGTGACCAGCACACCCTTGTCCCCCACTGCCCCCCTCTTGTCTCTGGCTAATGTCTTCTCCCTGGCAGTGATGACCGTGGCCCACACTGTCTCCTCCATTGCCAGCTCAGGTGGGCAGCTctacccagcactgctgccacgGCCGCAGAGTCTTGTCCTGGGTGCCCCACGCTTTGTCTACCCTGACCCCACCAGCACAGACAAGCCAGGCCCACCTGGCAGTGGGATCCTGCAGTCAGTGGGAGCTGATGTCCCCACTGCTGGGGTGCCCATATCCTCCTTTCCCTTGGCACCAGCCCCAATGTGCCCCACAGGCAGCGAGCCCATGGGGAGCCCTCTGCAGTTGCCAAGCACATCCACATCTGGGAGTTCAGAGCGCAGCACG GTGCTGCCCGGTGCCCCCAAGCCCAGCCACTCTCTGATCATCTCGGAGGCACCAGCCCCCAGCGTGCCCAAGGCCCAGCTCTCGCCCATCAATGAAG cagaaGCCAAGCCCCAGGTCCTGGGCCGGTTCCACGTGGTACCAGCCAAGGACCTGGCTGTGACCTCTCcggtgctgggcagcagtgatggagagcagctcagcacgGAGCCTGTGGCGAGTGGCTCCCCGCCACCCGTGGTGCCTGACAGAAGCCGCAGCTCAAGCAGTGACTCGGATGCGGCACTGGAGGCAGCAAAGCGAGACCCCAAGGCTGAGGAGGTGGCAGCCGAGGGGGGCACGGTGCCTGCGGCGCCAGTGGGGAGCGACCCAGGGGACGGCCCTGGGGAagagagcacagaaaatgtgCCACAGGCCGTGCTGAGCCAGGTGTGGATGAGCTACCCTCGCAGCTTGTCCTATGTGAGCAGCGATGACACTGAGAGCGAGGACGAGGAGAtctgggaggagctgcagaaccTGCGCCAGAA GCACCTGGCtgaggtgcagctgctgcagagcgCCCAGAAGAAGGAGATCGAGGAGCTGTACCTGCGCATGGGGAAGCAGCCACCGCCGGGCATCGTCTCGCCCGCAGCGATGCTGTCCAGCCGCCAGCGCCGCCTCTCCAAGGGCAGCTTTAACCCCTCCCGTCGCAACAGCCTGCAGCGCCTGGAGCTGGCGCAGCCCGCAG GCATCATGCGCCGGAACTCGCTGAGCGGCAGCAGCACCGGCTCGCAGGAGCAGCGGCTCAACAAGGGGGTGACCTTCGCCGACGACCTCGGGCGCGTG TAG